In a genomic window of Bubalus bubalis isolate 160015118507 breed Murrah chromosome 17, NDDB_SH_1, whole genome shotgun sequence:
- the ALDH2 gene encoding aldehyde dehydrogenase, mitochondrial, with product MAAHWRPRRGRGEVAPRGDAPRRQSGSSRPLETPCPSSSLGMLSAVALAAARLGPRQGRRLLSAATQAVPTPNQQPEVFYNQIFINNEWHDAVSKKTFPTVNPSTGDVICHVAEGDKADVDRAVKAARAAFQLGSPWRRMDASERGRLLNRLADLIERDRTYLAALETLDNGKPYIISYLVDLDMVLKCLRYYAGWADKYHGKTIPIDGDYFSYTRHEPVGVCGQIIPWNFPLLMQAWKLGPALATGNVVVMKVAEQTPLTALYVANLIKEAGFPPGVVNIIPGFGPTAGAAIASHEDVDKVAFTGSTEVGHLIQVAAGKSNLKRVTLELGGKSPNIIMSDADMDWAVEQAHFALFFNQGQCCCAGSRTFVQEDIYAEFVERSVARAKSRVVGNPFDSRTEQGPQVDETQFKKVLGYIKSGKEEGAKLLCGGGAAADRGYFIQPTVFGDVQDGMTIAKEEIFGPVMQILKFKSMEEVVGRANNSKYGLAAAVFTKDLDKANYLSQALQAGTVWVNCYDVFGAQSPFGGYKLSGSGRELGEYGLQAYTEVKTVTVRVPQKNS from the exons atGGCTGCCCATTGGCGGCCGCGCAGGGGGCGGGGAGAGGTAGCCCCGCGCGGTGACGCGCCCCGCAGGCAGTCAGGCTCCAGCCGCCCACTCGAGACCCCGTGTCCCAGCTCCAGCCTCGGCATGTTGAGCGCTGTTGCGCTTGCCGCCGCCCGCCTCGGTCCCCGCCAGGGCCGCCGCCTGCTGTCCGCCGCCACCCAGGCCGTGCCGACCCCCAACCAGCAGCCTGAGGTCTTCTACAACCAG ATCTTTATAAACAATGAGTGGCATGATGCTGTCAGCAAGAAAACCTTCCCCACGGTCAATCCATCCACTGGGGATGTCATATGTCACGTGGCTGAAGGGGACAAG GCAGACGTGGACAGAGCAGTGAAGGCTGCCCGGGCCGCATTCCAGCTGGGCTCGCCCTGGCGCCGCATGGACGCGTCCGAGAGGGGCCGGCTGCTGAACCGCCTGGCTGATCTGATTGAGCGAGACCGGACCTACTTGGCA gcCTTGGAGACCCTGGACAACGGCAAGCCCTATATCATCTCCTACCTGGTGGATCTGGACATGGTCCTCAAGTGCCTGCG ttACTATGCCGGCTGGGCTGACAAGTACCACGGGAAAACCATTCCCATTGACGGGGACTACTTCAGCTACACCCGCCATGAACCTGTGGGAGTGTGTGGGCAGATCATCCCA TGGAACTTCCCACTCCTGATGCAAGCCTGGAAACTGGGCCCAGCCTTGGCGACGGGAAACGTGGTTGTGATGAAGGTGGCTGAGCAGACTCCACTCACTGCCCTCTATGTGGCCAACCTGATTAAGGAG GCTGGCTTTCCTCCGGGTGTGGTCAATATTATTCCTGGATTTGGCCCCACGGCCGGAGCTGCCATCGCCTCCCATGAGGACGTGGACAAAGTGGCTTTCACTGGCTCCACTGAG GTTGGCCACCTAATCCAGGTTGCTGCGGGGAAGAGTAACCTCAAGAGAGTGACCCTGGAGCTAGGAGGAAAGAGTCCCAATATCATCATGTCAGATGCTGATA TGGACTGGGCCGTGGAGCAGGCCCACTTCGCCCTGTTCTTCAATCAGGGCCAGTGCTGCTGTGCAGGCTCGCGGACCTTTGTGCAGGAGGACATTTACGCCGAGTTTGTGGAACGGAGTGTTGCCCGGGCCAAGTCTCGTGTGGTTGGGAACCCCTTTGACAGTCGGACTGAGCAGGGGCCGCAG GTGGATGAAACGCAGTTTAAGAAGGTCCTTGGCTATATCAAatctgggaaggaggagggggcgaAGCTGCTGTGTGGTGGAGGGGCGGCTGCTGACCGTGgctacttcatccagcccactgTGTTTGGAGATGTGCAAGACGGCATGACCATCGCAAAGGAGGAG ATCTTTGGGCCAGTGATGCAGATTCTGAAGTTCAAGAGCATGGAGGAAGTCGTCGGGAGAGCCAACAATTCCAAGTACGGGCTGGCTGCAGCTGTCTTCACGAAGGACTTGGACAAGGCCAATTACCTGTCCCAGGCCCTCCAGGCCGGCACTGTGTG